A part of Gemmatimonas groenlandica genomic DNA contains:
- a CDS encoding TonB-dependent receptor encodes MFALLAQPVVAQSGSQAATLRGRILDAVSGAPLVGATVAATTTGASVQTDSAGRYRIEGLKVGIHRFLVSAAGYNRGSVTLAFAQREVMERDLELDPVGRALSAEDSAKAQVLPTVPVTAPMSAGRRFDDFERRRTTGRGQYLTRTQLEEGHFSTLQDAMRPLRGVRYSCAGSTCLVSMARAPLGCSPDYVVDERVDNMFGPLVPVRDIQAIEVYTGASDVPGEFAGTNAGCGVIVIWTTNGRAPKRK; translated from the coding sequence GTGTTCGCCCTCTTGGCGCAGCCGGTCGTCGCGCAGAGCGGCAGTCAGGCGGCGACCCTCCGTGGCCGGATCCTCGACGCCGTCTCCGGCGCACCGCTGGTTGGTGCGACCGTGGCGGCGACCACGACCGGCGCGAGCGTGCAGACGGACTCAGCCGGTCGCTACCGCATCGAGGGCCTCAAGGTCGGCATTCATCGCTTTCTCGTCAGCGCCGCGGGCTACAATCGGGGCTCGGTCACCTTGGCCTTCGCTCAGCGGGAGGTGATGGAGCGCGATCTCGAGCTCGATCCCGTTGGGCGTGCGCTCTCTGCCGAGGACAGCGCCAAGGCGCAGGTGCTGCCTACGGTGCCCGTCACGGCGCCAATGTCGGCCGGACGGCGGTTCGACGACTTCGAGCGGCGACGTACTACCGGTCGCGGGCAGTACCTCACCCGCACGCAGCTCGAAGAGGGACACTTCAGCACGCTGCAGGATGCTATGCGCCCGCTGCGTGGCGTGCGGTATTCCTGTGCCGGATCGACCTGCTTGGTGTCGATGGCGCGCGCGCCGCTGGGGTGCTCGCCTGATTACGTGGTGGACGAGCGCGTGGACAACATGTTCGGCCCACTGGTGCCGGTGCGCGACATTCAAGCCATCGAGGTCTACACCGGCGCGAGCGATGTGCCGGGCGAGTTTGCCGGTACCAACGCCGGTTGCGGCGTGATCGTCATCTGGACCACCAACGGGCGTGCGCCGAAACGGAAGTAG